Proteins encoded in a region of the Streptomyces sp. NBC_00513 genome:
- a CDS encoding ABC transporter ATP-binding protein encodes MAKIVFDSVTKTFPTKDRKNRRNKQEFTALDGIDLEIEAGEFVVVVGPSGCGKSTLLDLLGGLTRPTSGRILLDGEPVTGPGLDRGIVFQQYALLPWRTALGNIEFGLEATGVPRRQRTERAREFLDLVGLTGFEDRHPHELSGGMRQRVAIARSLAYDPDVLLMDEPFAALDAQTRESLQDELRRIWQRTGKTIVFITHGIEEAVYLGQKVAVITSRPGRVKEVVRVDLGDRATGATGEDLRSSPEFARHRHEIWTLLHDEVARAQQLEKEEATV; translated from the coding sequence ATGGCGAAGATCGTGTTCGACTCCGTGACGAAGACCTTCCCGACGAAGGACAGGAAGAACAGGAGGAACAAGCAGGAGTTCACCGCCCTCGACGGCATCGACCTGGAGATCGAGGCGGGGGAGTTCGTGGTCGTCGTCGGCCCCAGCGGGTGCGGCAAGTCCACCCTGCTCGACCTCCTCGGCGGCCTGACCCGCCCCACCTCCGGCCGGATCCTGCTCGACGGTGAACCCGTCACCGGGCCCGGGCTCGACCGGGGCATCGTCTTCCAGCAGTACGCGCTGCTGCCCTGGCGCACCGCACTGGGCAACATCGAGTTCGGCCTGGAGGCGACCGGCGTCCCGCGCCGCCAACGGACCGAGAGGGCGAGGGAGTTCCTGGACCTCGTCGGGCTCACCGGCTTCGAGGACCGCCACCCCCACGAACTGTCCGGGGGCATGCGCCAGCGGGTCGCCATCGCCCGCTCGCTCGCCTACGACCCCGACGTGCTGTTGATGGACGAGCCGTTCGCGGCCCTGGACGCGCAGACCCGCGAATCCCTCCAGGACGAACTGCGGCGCATCTGGCAGCGGACCGGCAAGACGATCGTGTTCATCACCCACGGCATCGAAGAGGCCGTGTACCTGGGGCAGAAGGTCGCCGTGATCACCTCGCGCCCCGGCCGCGTCAAGGAGGTCGTCCGGGTCGACCTCGGCGACCGTGCCACCGGCGCCACGGGCGAGGACCTGCGCTCCAGCCCGGAGTTCGCCCGTCACCGCCACGAGATCTGGACCCTGCTCCACGACGAGGTGGCCCGCGCTCAGCAACTGGAGAAGGAGGAGGCCACCGTATGA
- a CDS encoding ROK family protein, with protein MPPTPGDSRAAANAATVLRTVLAHGPVARSGISALSGLSQAAVSRQTTGLLRSGLLRELPHPTGTGGTGETGETGGPGTAGRPRIPLDLHTGAVGGPLAAGLHIGVPASNFSLVDLRGQVVARRTLPHTDGPPTSARLATELGRFLREHGHATHSHTGTATGPAAKTAHRPLLGIGAALGGWIRPAEGTVVRHEALGWYDKPLAAELSAALGLPVHLDNHARAVARAEMLFGHPSARRSLVHLFIGNVVDAAFGIEGTVHQGPGAAAGDVAHLPVPGSAVRCACGRTGCLQATASDTALGAEAVRLGIVPEPAIGLIVDAAATGDPRADRLLRGRARAVGRAAALLLDVFNPAVLLVSELSSILHEGYLDEIREAATAQSHVCDDPARIIGPYAGPAVLTQASATVLLGPLFQDPAAAPALAAATAPTGLPDIAPHTPTRG; from the coding sequence ATGCCCCCCACCCCCGGCGACAGCCGCGCGGCCGCCAACGCCGCCACCGTCCTGCGGACCGTCCTCGCGCACGGCCCCGTCGCCCGCAGCGGCATCTCGGCGCTGAGCGGTCTCAGCCAGGCCGCCGTCTCCCGCCAGACCACCGGCCTGCTCCGCAGCGGCCTGCTGCGCGAACTCCCGCATCCGACCGGGACGGGCGGGACGGGTGAGACGGGTGAGACGGGTGGGCCCGGCACCGCCGGCCGCCCCCGGATCCCGCTGGACCTGCACACGGGGGCCGTGGGCGGTCCGCTCGCCGCCGGACTGCACATCGGCGTGCCCGCCTCGAACTTCAGCCTGGTCGACCTCCGCGGCCAGGTGGTGGCCCGACGCACCCTCCCGCACACGGACGGACCGCCGACATCCGCCCGCCTCGCGACGGAACTGGGCCGCTTCCTCCGCGAGCACGGCCACGCCACGCACAGCCACACCGGAACCGCCACCGGGCCGGCGGCGAAGACCGCCCACCGCCCCCTCCTGGGCATCGGCGCCGCGCTCGGCGGCTGGATCCGCCCCGCCGAGGGGACCGTCGTACGGCACGAGGCGCTCGGCTGGTACGACAAGCCGCTCGCGGCCGAGCTCTCGGCCGCCCTGGGGTTGCCGGTGCACCTGGACAACCACGCCCGGGCCGTGGCCCGCGCCGAGATGCTGTTCGGGCACCCGTCGGCCCGCCGCAGCCTCGTGCACCTGTTCATCGGCAACGTGGTGGACGCCGCGTTCGGCATCGAGGGCACCGTCCACCAGGGCCCGGGTGCGGCCGCGGGCGACGTCGCCCACCTTCCCGTCCCCGGATCGGCGGTCCGGTGCGCGTGCGGCCGTACGGGGTGCCTCCAGGCCACCGCCTCCGACACGGCCCTGGGCGCCGAGGCCGTGCGCCTCGGGATCGTTCCGGAGCCGGCCATCGGGCTGATCGTGGACGCGGCCGCCACCGGCGATCCCCGCGCCGACCGGCTGCTGCGCGGGCGGGCCCGTGCGGTGGGGCGGGCCGCGGCCCTGTTGCTGGACGTGTTCAACCCGGCGGTGCTGCTGGTCTCGGAGCTGTCGAGCATCCTGCACGAGGGCTATCTCGACGAGATCCGCGAGGCGGCGACGGCCCAGTCGCACGTCTGCGACGACCCGGCCCGGATCATCGGCCCGTACGCGGGTCCGGCGGTCCTCACCCAGGCGTCGGCGACGGTCCTGCTCGGCCCGCTGTTCCAGGACCCCGCCGCCGCGCCCGCCCTCGCCGCCGCCACCGCGCCCACCGGCCTGCCCGACATCGCCCCCCATACCCCTACTCGCGGGTAA
- a CDS encoding ABC transporter substrate-binding protein — MPAAFTTSSTSRRQFLTLLGISAAAVSCGTATATGGSGKQVTSLKYQGSVGAVTLPELAADLGYLGNLTLDWVGNTISGPQDIQSAATGQTHFGGAFNGAIVKLAASKAQIQAVISYYGSDKDTYLGYYVLEDSPIRSARDLIGKKVGMNTLGAHAQALLDIYLERNGLSKGDAGKVESLVVPPVNTEQALRQKQIEVGVLSGVLRDKALAAGGIRPLFKDFELLGAFSAGSYVMTRRFIKENPDTVRTFTTGVGKAIDWSRTTPREQVIARLTDIVKKRGRNEDTSTLRYWRSYGVAEPGGRIADKEFQLWIDWLGERGEIKKGQLKAADLYTNQFNGNGKG; from the coding sequence ATGCCCGCAGCCTTCACCACGTCCTCCACCTCCCGACGTCAGTTCCTCACCCTGCTCGGCATCTCGGCGGCCGCGGTGAGCTGCGGCACGGCCACCGCCACCGGCGGCTCCGGCAAGCAGGTCACGTCCCTGAAGTACCAGGGCTCGGTGGGCGCGGTCACGCTCCCCGAACTGGCCGCCGATCTCGGGTACCTCGGCAACCTCACCCTGGACTGGGTCGGCAACACCATCAGCGGCCCCCAGGACATCCAGTCCGCGGCCACCGGCCAGACCCACTTCGGCGGCGCCTTCAACGGCGCGATCGTCAAACTCGCCGCGAGCAAGGCGCAGATCCAGGCCGTCATCTCCTACTACGGCTCCGACAAGGACACCTACCTCGGCTACTACGTCCTGGAGGACAGCCCGATCCGGTCGGCCCGCGACCTGATCGGCAAGAAGGTCGGCATGAACACCCTGGGCGCCCACGCGCAGGCCCTGCTCGACATCTACCTGGAGCGCAACGGCCTCTCCAAGGGTGACGCCGGCAAGGTCGAGTCCCTCGTCGTCCCGCCCGTCAACACCGAACAGGCCCTGCGCCAGAAGCAGATCGAGGTGGGCGTCCTCAGCGGTGTGCTGCGCGACAAGGCCCTCGCGGCCGGCGGGATACGCCCGCTGTTCAAGGACTTCGAGCTGTTGGGGGCGTTCAGCGCCGGCAGTTACGTGATGACCCGGCGCTTCATCAAGGAGAACCCCGACACCGTCAGGACGTTCACCACCGGCGTCGGCAAGGCCATCGATTGGTCGCGCACCACCCCGCGCGAGCAGGTCATCGCGCGGCTGACCGACATCGTGAAGAAGCGCGGCCGCAACGAGGACACCTCGACGCTGCGCTACTGGCGCTCGTACGGGGTCGCGGAGCCGGGGGGCCGGATCGCCGACAAGGAGTTCCAGCTCTGGATCGACTGGCTGGGCGAGCGCGGCGAGATCAAGAAGGGGCAGCTCAAGGCCGCCGACCTCTACACCAACCAGTTCAACGGGAACGGGAAGGGCTGA
- a CDS encoding NADP-dependent oxidoreductase, whose translation MKAITYSAYGPAENLELTDVAEPKVGPGEVLVRVKAAGVNPVDWKLALGYLDPVLEVRHPVIPGWDVAGVVEAVGPDTFDHSVGDEVYGYVRKEWVQLGTYAERVAAPVRTLARKPRSLSFEQAAGLPLAGLSAYQSLLRVGAEAGETVVIHSAAGGTGSLGVQIAVALGLRVIGTAGTHNHDYLRGLGAEPVLYGEGLAERIRALAPDGVDAGLDFHGDGVELLQSLVKQRDRVSSLADQEAAAKGAHQPWVRPDTADLTFLAELADAGRLTVEVAHALPLAEAARAWELSASGRTRGKIVLTV comes from the coding sequence ATGAAGGCCATCACTTACAGCGCGTACGGACCCGCCGAGAACCTCGAACTCACCGACGTGGCGGAGCCGAAGGTCGGACCGGGCGAGGTCCTCGTCCGGGTCAAGGCCGCCGGGGTGAACCCGGTGGACTGGAAGCTCGCCCTCGGATACCTCGACCCCGTCCTGGAGGTCCGCCACCCCGTCATACCCGGCTGGGACGTCGCGGGAGTCGTCGAGGCGGTCGGCCCCGACACCTTCGACCACTCCGTCGGTGACGAGGTGTACGGCTACGTCCGCAAGGAATGGGTACAGCTCGGCACGTACGCGGAACGCGTCGCCGCACCCGTGCGCACCCTCGCCCGCAAGCCCCGCTCGCTGAGCTTCGAACAGGCCGCCGGTCTCCCGCTGGCCGGCCTCAGCGCCTACCAGTCGCTCCTGCGCGTGGGGGCGGAAGCGGGCGAGACCGTCGTCATCCACTCCGCGGCGGGTGGGACCGGTTCGCTGGGCGTGCAGATCGCGGTCGCGCTGGGCCTGCGCGTCATCGGCACGGCCGGCACGCACAACCACGACTACCTGCGCGGGCTCGGAGCCGAACCGGTGCTGTACGGGGAGGGGCTGGCGGAGCGGATCCGCGCGCTGGCACCCGACGGTGTCGACGCGGGCCTCGACTTCCACGGCGACGGGGTGGAACTCCTCCAGTCGCTGGTCAAGCAGCGTGACCGGGTGTCCTCCCTGGCCGACCAGGAGGCCGCCGCCAAGGGCGCGCACCAGCCGTGGGTACGGCCCGACACCGCCGACCTGACGTTCCTGGCCGAGCTGGCCGACGCCGGACGGCTGACGGTCGAGGTGGCGCACGCCCTGCCGCTGGCCGAGGCCGCCAGGGCGTGGGAGCTGAGCGCCTCCGGCAGGACCCGAGGGAAGATCGTCCTGACCGTCTGA
- a CDS encoding cell division protein SepF, whose amino-acid sequence MSRYDVTDEQWEGLAQVVPLRSRNEWPSRVDHRTIPTAPGASAAEQRRFVVIRVQIFADAREVAEYLIAQIPVLLDLTGADTEVAKRILDFSSGVVFGLGSGMHRVDRNVFLLAPVGTEVEGIAAAAVPRS is encoded by the coding sequence GTGAGCAGGTACGACGTCACGGACGAACAGTGGGAGGGACTCGCGCAGGTGGTCCCCCTGCGCAGTCGCAACGAGTGGCCCTCCCGGGTGGACCACCGCACGATCCCCACGGCTCCCGGGGCGTCGGCGGCGGAACAGCGGCGCTTCGTCGTGATCCGGGTCCAGATCTTCGCGGACGCGCGGGAGGTGGCCGAGTATCTGATCGCCCAGATCCCCGTGCTGCTGGACCTCACGGGCGCGGACACCGAGGTGGCCAAGCGGATCCTGGACTTCAGCAGCGGCGTCGTCTTCGGACTGGGCAGCGGGATGCACCGGGTCGACCGGAACGTCTTCCTGCTCGCGCCGGTCGGCACCGAGGTCGAGGGCATCGCCGCGGCGGCCGTCCCCCGATCGTAG
- a CDS encoding methylmalonyl-CoA mutase family protein, with amino-acid sequence MTVLPDDGLSLAAEFPDATHEQWQRLVEGVLRKSGKEASGEAAEDALSTTLEDGLRTRPLYTARPDAEDTGFPGFAPFVRGGTPEGTSASGWDVRQRLAGSDPVRVNEAALADLENGTTSLWLTLGPTGLPVDGLARALEGVYLDLAPITLDAGAAYADAARALLDLYADRGVAPEAARASLGVDPLGHEARTGEPLDLAEAAALARETAADWPHVRTLVADALPYHEAGGSAAEELGLSLATGVAYLRALTDAGVSTEEAFGQLEFRYAATADQFLTIAKLRAARRLWARIGEACGVPEAAAQRQHAVTSPVMMTRRDPWVNMLRTTVACMAAGVAGADSVTVLPFDHDLGLPDAFARRIARNTSTILLEESHLARVIDPAGGSYYVEQLTTELAAAAWEFFRTVEKAGGLPEALRSGLVAERLAATWAERSKKLAKRREPITGVSEFPNLSEKPVVREPAPEGPTGGLPRVRRDEAYEALRARGDAHLAATGARPRIFLAALGPAAAHTGRATFASNLFQAGGVEPVHDPVSVTPETAAAAYAASGADGMAVLCSSDALYEEQAEAVAAALRSAGATTVFLAGRPGTAGQAVDEYVFAGCDAVAVLSSVLDRMGVAP; translated from the coding sequence ATGACGGTCCTGCCTGACGACGGGCTCTCCCTGGCCGCCGAGTTTCCTGACGCGACACATGAGCAGTGGCAGCGCCTGGTTGAAGGCGTACTGCGCAAGTCGGGCAAGGAAGCCTCCGGCGAGGCAGCTGAAGACGCGTTGTCCACCACGCTTGAGGACGGGCTCCGCACCCGCCCCCTGTACACCGCACGCCCCGACGCGGAGGACACCGGCTTCCCCGGGTTCGCCCCCTTCGTCCGCGGCGGCACGCCCGAGGGCACCAGCGCGTCGGGCTGGGACGTACGCCAGCGGCTCGCCGGCAGCGACCCCGTTCGGGTGAACGAGGCGGCCCTGGCGGACCTGGAGAACGGCACCACCTCCCTCTGGCTCACCCTGGGCCCCACCGGGCTCCCGGTGGACGGTCTCGCCCGCGCCCTGGAGGGCGTCTACCTCGACCTCGCCCCGATCACGCTCGACGCGGGCGCCGCGTACGCCGACGCCGCCCGCGCGCTGCTGGACCTGTACGCCGACCGCGGGGTGGCCCCCGAGGCCGCCCGTGCCTCGCTCGGTGTCGACCCGCTGGGACACGAGGCCCGTACGGGTGAGCCGCTCGACCTCGCCGAGGCCGCCGCGCTCGCCCGGGAGACGGCCGCCGACTGGCCCCACGTACGCACCCTGGTCGCGGACGCCCTGCCCTACCACGAGGCGGGCGGCAGCGCGGCCGAGGAGCTGGGGTTGTCCCTGGCCACCGGCGTCGCCTACCTCCGCGCCCTCACGGACGCCGGCGTGAGCACCGAAGAGGCCTTCGGGCAGCTGGAGTTCCGCTACGCGGCCACCGCCGACCAGTTCCTCACCATCGCCAAGCTGCGCGCCGCCCGCCGGCTCTGGGCCCGGATCGGCGAGGCCTGCGGGGTCCCGGAGGCCGCCGCGCAGCGTCAACACGCGGTCACCTCACCGGTGATGATGACCCGGCGCGACCCGTGGGTGAACATGCTGCGCACCACCGTCGCCTGCATGGCGGCGGGCGTGGCCGGCGCGGACTCCGTCACCGTGCTCCCCTTCGACCACGACCTGGGCCTGCCCGACGCGTTCGCACGCCGCATCGCCCGCAACACCTCCACGATCCTGTTGGAGGAGTCGCACCTGGCCCGGGTGATCGACCCGGCCGGCGGTTCCTACTACGTCGAGCAGCTCACCACCGAACTCGCCGCTGCCGCCTGGGAGTTCTTCCGTACGGTGGAGAAGGCGGGCGGTCTTCCCGAGGCCCTGCGCTCCGGCCTGGTCGCCGAGCGCCTGGCGGCCACCTGGGCCGAGCGTTCCAAGAAGCTCGCCAAGCGCCGCGAACCGATCACCGGCGTCAGCGAGTTCCCGAACCTGTCGGAGAAGCCCGTCGTACGCGAACCCGCGCCCGAGGGACCGACCGGCGGGCTGCCCCGCGTCCGGCGCGACGAGGCGTACGAGGCCCTGCGCGCCCGCGGTGACGCGCACCTCGCGGCGACCGGGGCCCGGCCGCGGATCTTCCTGGCGGCCCTGGGGCCGGCGGCCGCGCACACCGGCCGCGCCACCTTCGCCTCGAACCTCTTCCAGGCGGGCGGCGTCGAGCCGGTGCACGACCCGGTGTCGGTGACCCCGGAGACGGCCGCCGCCGCCTACGCCGCGAGCGGCGCGGACGGCATGGCGGTGCTGTGCTCCAGCGACGCGCTGTACGAGGAGCAGGCCGAGGCGGTGGCCGCGGCCCTGCGCTCGGCCGGCGCCACGACCGTGTTCCTCGCCGGCAGGCCCGGTACCGCCGGGCAGGCCGTGGACGAGTACGTCTTCGCCGGCTGCGACGCGGTCGCCGTACTGTCCTCCGTACTCGACCGGATGGGAGTGGCCCCGTGA
- a CDS encoding LLM class flavin-dependent oxidoreductase — MTAPRTLHLNAFLMNAGHHDAAWRHPDSSPERVTDLRYFQELARTAERGRLDSIFFADGLALWGKARYNALGGFEPLTLLSAIAAVTEHIGLIATVSTTFNEPFHTARKFASLDHISNGRAGWNIVTSGTVDEARNFNQDEHLAHNLRYERAREFLDVAGKLWDSWEDDAVVLDKERGVYADTDKLHPAAHRGEYFGVAGPLNVPRSPQGHPLLVQAGSSEDGKEFAAQYAEAVFTAQQTLADGQTFYKDLKSRLARYGRAESDLLVLPGIAPVIGSTEAEAKALEQQLTDLQVPEYGLAQLSGMLGVDLSDHPLDGPLPELPEERDINGNKSRFTLVAELARRDGLTLRQLIARLGAGRGHRVYAGTPEQIADQLQEWFTQGAADGFNIMAPVLPTGLTAFVDHVVPILQKRGLFRTEYTGTTLRENYGLARPANRHLAPTA; from the coding sequence ATGACCGCTCCCCGCACCCTCCACCTCAACGCCTTCCTGATGAACGCCGGTCACCACGACGCCGCCTGGCGGCACCCGGACAGCAGCCCCGAACGGGTCACCGACCTGCGCTACTTCCAGGAGCTGGCGCGCACCGCCGAACGCGGACGCCTCGACTCGATCTTCTTCGCCGACGGCCTTGCCCTGTGGGGCAAGGCCCGCTACAACGCCCTCGGCGGGTTCGAGCCGCTGACCCTGCTCTCGGCCATCGCCGCCGTCACCGAGCACATCGGGCTCATCGCGACCGTCTCCACGACCTTCAACGAGCCGTTCCACACGGCCCGCAAGTTCGCGTCGCTCGACCACATCAGCAACGGTCGCGCCGGCTGGAACATCGTCACCTCCGGCACCGTCGACGAGGCCCGCAACTTCAACCAGGACGAGCACCTGGCCCACAACCTGCGCTACGAGCGGGCCCGCGAGTTCCTGGACGTCGCCGGCAAGCTCTGGGACAGCTGGGAGGACGACGCGGTCGTCCTCGACAAGGAGCGGGGCGTCTACGCGGACACCGACAAGCTGCACCCGGCCGCCCACCGGGGCGAGTACTTCGGTGTCGCCGGCCCGCTCAACGTGCCCCGCTCACCCCAGGGACACCCGCTCCTCGTGCAGGCGGGTTCCTCCGAGGACGGCAAGGAGTTCGCCGCCCAGTACGCCGAGGCGGTCTTCACCGCGCAGCAGACCCTCGCCGACGGCCAGACCTTCTACAAGGACCTCAAGTCCCGGCTGGCCCGTTACGGCCGCGCCGAGAGCGACCTGCTCGTCCTGCCCGGCATCGCCCCCGTCATCGGCTCCACCGAGGCCGAGGCCAAGGCGCTGGAGCAGCAGCTCACCGACCTCCAGGTCCCCGAGTACGGGCTCGCCCAGCTCTCCGGGATGCTCGGCGTCGACCTCTCGGACCACCCCCTCGACGGCCCGCTGCCCGAGCTGCCCGAGGAGCGGGACATCAACGGCAACAAGAGCCGGTTCACGCTCGTCGCCGAACTGGCCCGGCGGGACGGGCTGACGCTGCGCCAGTTGATCGCCCGGCTCGGCGCGGGACGTGGACACCGGGTCTACGCCGGCACGCCCGAGCAGATCGCCGACCAGCTCCAGGAGTGGTTCACACAGGGCGCGGCGGACGGCTTCAACATCATGGCGCCGGTCCTGCCGACGGGCCTGACCGCTTTCGTCGACCACGTCGTGCCGATCCTCCAGAAGCGCGGTCTCTTCCGTACGGAGTACACCGGCACCACCCTGCGCGAGAACTACGGCCTCGCCCGCCCGGCCAACCGTCACCTCGCGCCGACGGCCTGA
- a CDS encoding DUF2470 domain-containing protein produces MRMSGAPATPAAAPTDAERVRSILAAAHSMTVVTDGLRSEVHQMEGEDLLGRLHLHPAAPAAGQGATAPAEDRPVIRLEFTDIAPTPVRDRVRARVTVIGHLLTPYTENSAESTCVEYGQAILETAEGTSYIGLEELDQAWPDPLAPYEAGMLTHLLDDHPELVTLLLRLVRPAPAAAVVRALPLALDRYGITLRLEEANGHRDARLPFPSPLDDVEQSGAQIQALLSAARRRSHRNTLPA; encoded by the coding sequence ATGCGCATGTCCGGTGCCCCTGCCACGCCCGCCGCCGCGCCCACCGACGCCGAGCGGGTCCGGTCGATCCTGGCCGCCGCCCACTCCATGACCGTGGTCACGGACGGACTGCGCAGCGAGGTCCACCAGATGGAGGGCGAAGACCTGCTCGGTCGGCTGCACCTGCACCCGGCCGCCCCCGCCGCCGGTCAGGGGGCCACCGCCCCCGCCGAGGACCGGCCGGTCATCCGGCTGGAGTTCACCGACATCGCCCCGACCCCGGTACGGGACCGGGTGCGCGCCCGGGTCACCGTCATCGGGCACCTGCTCACCCCGTACACCGAGAACAGCGCCGAGAGCACCTGCGTGGAGTACGGCCAGGCCATCCTGGAGACGGCCGAGGGGACCTCGTACATCGGGTTGGAGGAGCTGGACCAGGCCTGGCCCGACCCGCTCGCCCCGTACGAGGCCGGGATGCTCACCCACCTGCTCGACGACCACCCCGAACTGGTCACCCTGCTGCTGCGGCTGGTCCGCCCGGCGCCCGCGGCCGCCGTGGTGCGCGCGCTGCCGCTGGCCCTGGACCGGTACGGCATCACGCTGCGGCTGGAGGAGGCGAACGGTCACCGCGACGCGCGGCTGCCCTTCCCCTCCCCCCTGGACGACGTCGAACAGTCGGGGGCGCAGATCCAGGCCCTGCTCAGCGCGGCCCGGCGGCGTTCGCACCGCAACACCCTGCCCGCCTGA
- the ssuE gene encoding NADPH-dependent FMN reductase, translated as MPKLLAVTGSPSVHSRTAVVVDQVLRRLSHSGYETAHLAVRELPAADLLSARRGEPEIRRAVEAVAEADGLIIATPIYKASYTGLLKAFLDLLPQDGLAGKTVLPIATGGSLAHVLTIDYALRPVLSALGARHVTAGRFVLDSAVERGDGPDRLRPEAELDLYQAVDEFADALRIAPAGALTTAH; from the coding sequence GTGCCCAAGCTGCTCGCCGTCACCGGCAGCCCCTCCGTCCACTCCCGTACCGCCGTGGTCGTCGACCAGGTGCTGCGTCGTCTGTCCCACTCCGGGTACGAGACCGCGCACCTCGCCGTACGGGAACTGCCCGCCGCCGACCTGCTCTCCGCCCGCCGCGGCGAGCCCGAGATCCGCCGCGCGGTGGAGGCCGTGGCCGAGGCGGACGGCCTGATCATCGCCACCCCGATCTACAAGGCCTCGTACACCGGCCTGCTCAAGGCCTTCCTCGACCTGCTCCCGCAGGACGGCCTGGCCGGCAAGACGGTCCTGCCGATCGCCACCGGCGGCAGCCTCGCCCACGTCCTGACCATCGACTACGCCCTGCGCCCGGTCCTCTCCGCGCTCGGCGCCCGACACGTCACCGCCGGCCGGTTCGTCCTGGACTCCGCCGTCGAGCGCGGGGACGGCCCGGACCGGCTCCGGCCCGAGGCGGAGCTGGACCTGTACCAGGCCGTCGACGAGTTCGCCGACGCGCTGCGCATCGCCCCCGCGGGCGCCCTCACCACCGCTCACTGA
- a CDS encoding TauD/TfdA family dioxygenase: MTTVTSVSVAKIGGRIGAEIGGVRLGGDLPAETVAEIRAALLAHKVVFFRGQDHLDEAGHEEFARLLGAPVAHPTVPSADGRYALGIDSDHGARANQWHTDVTFVPAYPAFSILRAVTIPPYGGNTLWANTATAYAGLPEPLRVLADGLRAVHSNEYDYAALRPDALPEALAQYREVFTSTTFLTEHPVVRVHPETGERTLLLGNFVQRITGLTGRDSRVLQDLFQAHVESPENTVRWQWRAGDVAIWDNRATQHYGVDDSDDHERTLRRVTVDGDVPVGPDGRPSRLISPETVPDPEFGIASGASSASV, from the coding sequence ATGACCACTGTCACCTCTGTCTCCGTCGCCAAGATCGGCGGCCGCATCGGCGCCGAGATCGGCGGCGTCCGCCTCGGCGGCGACCTGCCCGCCGAGACCGTCGCCGAGATCCGTGCCGCCCTCCTCGCCCACAAGGTGGTCTTCTTCCGCGGCCAGGACCACCTCGACGAGGCCGGACACGAGGAGTTCGCCCGGCTGCTCGGCGCGCCGGTCGCCCACCCGACCGTGCCCTCCGCCGACGGCCGGTACGCCCTCGGCATCGACTCCGACCACGGCGCCCGCGCCAACCAGTGGCACACCGACGTCACCTTCGTCCCCGCCTACCCCGCCTTCTCCATCCTCCGCGCCGTCACCATCCCCCCGTACGGCGGCAACACGCTCTGGGCCAACACCGCCACCGCCTACGCGGGCCTCCCGGAGCCGTTGCGGGTCCTGGCCGACGGCCTGCGCGCCGTGCACTCCAACGAGTACGACTACGCCGCCCTGCGGCCCGACGCGCTCCCCGAGGCCCTCGCCCAGTACCGCGAGGTGTTCACCTCCACCACGTTCCTCACCGAGCACCCGGTGGTCCGCGTCCACCCCGAGACGGGCGAACGCACCCTGCTCCTCGGCAACTTCGTCCAGCGGATCACCGGCCTCACCGGCCGGGACTCCCGCGTCCTCCAGGACCTGTTCCAGGCGCACGTCGAGAGCCCCGAGAACACCGTCCGTTGGCAGTGGCGCGCCGGCGACGTCGCGATCTGGGACAACCGCGCCACCCAGCACTACGGCGTCGACGACTCCGACGACCACGAGCGCACCCTGCGCCGCGTCACCGTCGACGGCGACGTGCCCGTCGGCCCCGACGGACGCCCGTCCCGCCTGATCAGCCCGGAGACCGTGCCCGACCCGGAGTTCGGCATCGCCTCCGGCGCCTCCTCCGCCTCCGTCTGA